The following proteins come from a genomic window of Gynuella sunshinyii YC6258:
- a CDS encoding GNAT family N-acetyltransferase — protein sequence MMINPSPAAVLRPCLASDIDAITAIYSHGVLNSLSNYEYVPPTTEAMLQRYQAIVQPGYPYLVAEVSSTIAGFAYAGPYRTRPGYRYTVEDSVYIHPEYTGRGIGHQLLSAVIDECTHLGFRQMVAIIGDPDNTASLKLHTRLGFAHVGRLPGVGWKGEHWLDSILMQRPLGSADSDVPGRS from the coding sequence ATGATGATTAACCCCTCTCCGGCTGCTGTTCTAAGACCCTGTCTTGCTTCCGATATTGATGCCATAACGGCCATCTATTCCCATGGCGTGCTGAACAGCCTTTCCAATTACGAATACGTACCGCCCACAACAGAGGCGATGTTGCAGCGCTATCAGGCCATTGTACAACCGGGCTATCCCTATCTGGTGGCTGAGGTATCCTCGACTATCGCCGGATTTGCCTATGCCGGGCCTTATCGTACCCGTCCTGGCTACCGCTATACGGTGGAAGATTCGGTTTACATTCATCCCGAATACACTGGTCGTGGGATCGGACATCAGTTATTGAGCGCGGTAATTGATGAATGTACTCATCTTGGCTTTCGGCAGATGGTGGCGATCATTGGTGACCCTGACAATACCGCCAGTCTGAAGCTGCATACTCGTCTCGGTTTCGCACATGTCGGCCGTTTGCCGGGTGTTGGCTGGAAGGGAGAGCACTGGCTGGATTCCATTCTGATGCAGCGGCCGCTCGGATCGGCAGACAGCGATGTACCGGGCAGGTCCTAG
- a CDS encoding winged helix DNA-binding protein, with protein MAKTSIVSSSHLSENASELSEFEYALTMAQNAFSRWLIHCMAAAGNKELSPIDILILHNVHHRQRPKRIADICFVLNIDDTHTVSYSLRKLGKFGLIESQKIGKETFYHCTETGAGLCLNYRDIRQDCLLDSLSTLGVNREELGKMAQLLRTMSGVYDQAARAAASF; from the coding sequence ATGGCAAAAACCTCTATTGTTTCTTCCAGTCATCTGAGCGAAAACGCCAGCGAACTCAGTGAATTCGAGTATGCGCTGACCATGGCCCAAAACGCATTCTCGCGCTGGCTGATTCACTGCATGGCCGCAGCCGGCAACAAGGAACTCAGTCCCATCGATATTCTGATTCTGCATAATGTGCATCATCGTCAACGGCCCAAACGGATTGCGGATATCTGCTTCGTGTTAAACATCGACGACACCCATACGGTGTCTTACTCCCTGCGTAAACTGGGGAAATTCGGTCTGATTGAAAGCCAGAAGATTGGCAAGGAAACTTTTTATCACTGCACTGAAACCGGGGCCGGGCTGTGCCTGAACTACCGCGATATCCGCCAGGACTGCCTGCTGGATTCGCTGTCCACTCTGGGAGTCAACCGGGAGGAGCTTGGCAAGATGGCCCAACTGCTGCGTACCATGTCCGGAGTCTACGACCAGGCCGCCCGGGCGGCGGCATCTTTTTAA
- a CDS encoding class I SAM-dependent methyltransferase, with the protein MWNQRFDADHYIYGTEPNDFLRHHFQTIPKGNVLCLAEGEGRNAVFLAQQGYQVTAVDSSDVGLEKAQRLAKERNVSITTIHADLADFDLGTAQWDGIVSIFGHLPSQLRAKVYQQVVNALKPDGVLLLEGYAVAQLNYQTGGPKDEDMLLSINALQQELHGLNFSHLAEVEREVLEGTLHTGTAAVIQVIANRPVTN; encoded by the coding sequence ATGTGGAATCAACGTTTTGACGCCGACCATTACATCTACGGTACAGAACCCAACGATTTTTTGCGCCATCACTTTCAGACGATACCCAAGGGTAATGTGCTGTGTCTGGCGGAGGGCGAAGGCCGCAATGCGGTTTTTCTGGCTCAGCAGGGCTATCAGGTGACGGCAGTGGACAGCTCGGATGTCGGTTTGGAAAAAGCCCAACGCCTGGCCAAAGAGCGCAATGTCAGTATTACCACCATTCATGCGGATCTGGCCGATTTCGATCTGGGCACCGCACAATGGGATGGCATCGTGTCCATTTTCGGTCATCTGCCGTCACAACTGCGCGCCAAGGTCTATCAACAGGTTGTCAACGCTTTGAAACCTGATGGTGTTTTACTGCTTGAAGGGTATGCAGTGGCACAACTGAATTATCAGACCGGCGGTCCAAAAGACGAGGACATGCTGTTATCGATCAACGCACTGCAGCAGGAGCTGCACGGGTTAAACTTCTCTCATCTGGCAGAAGTGGAACGGGAGGTGCTGGAAGGCACATTGCATACCGGAACCGCAGCGGTTATCCAGGTAATCGCTAACCGGCCAGTCACAAACTGA
- a CDS encoding flavodoxin family protein, translating into MSNTVVIYYSGYGHTRRVAEYVAEGAKAELIEIDANGDITDAAWEKLNAADAIIFGSPTYMGSAAWQFKKFADATSKVWFTRGWQDKVFGGFTNSASLNGDKQVTLIFMQTLASQHGGIWVSLGLAPANTFDATRNDVNNLGGSVGALVQSPSDRGAEDTAAGDLETARLYGARVTEIAARLKG; encoded by the coding sequence ATGTCAAATACTGTTGTGATTTATTATTCAGGTTATGGACACACCCGTCGCGTAGCAGAATACGTTGCCGAAGGTGCCAAGGCTGAACTGATCGAAATAGATGCAAACGGGGATATCACCGATGCAGCCTGGGAAAAACTGAATGCCGCCGATGCCATTATCTTCGGCTCACCCACATACATGGGTTCCGCTGCATGGCAATTCAAAAAATTCGCCGATGCCACCTCCAAAGTGTGGTTTACCCGCGGCTGGCAGGACAAGGTGTTTGGTGGCTTTACCAACAGCGCCAGTCTCAATGGCGACAAGCAGGTCACGCTGATTTTCATGCAAACCCTGGCCTCCCAACACGGCGGCATCTGGGTCAGTCTGGGCCTGGCTCCTGCCAATACCTTTGATGCCACTCGTAATGATGTGAACAACCTGGGTGGTTCCGTAGGTGCGCTGGTGCAATCTCCTTCTGATCGTGGTGCAGAAGATACTGCTGCCGGTGATCTTGAAACCGCTCGTCTCTACGGCGCCCGGGTCACTGAGATTGCCGCCCGTCTGAAGGGATGA
- a CDS encoding MFS transporter — MYRAGPSTPHRLVLTLGLIQLVCWGISFYLPAVLGPAMAAELAVSSNQIYAGSSVALLVMGIVSLPIGRLIDQHGGRRIMTSGVLLLAFGLLCLSGCRNLYQYYGCWALLGLAMRMTLYEAAFATVVRMSGIATSTAIARITLIGGLASTVFWPLGHALLSWLGWRHTVVVYALLAICLLPLFSRMSDNQRNAESTTETNTRAMKLSWNAVLFAVMTMLSAFLSNGMSIYMIIILSGLGVSPELAVWLAALRGVSQTAARLLSEFAGTAANPLQSALLATGGLTAGFMLVCYISISTWALMAWVITFGMAIGLLTIVRGTLPLLLFDVSGYGRISGGLLAPGFILAALAPLLFGLISSHSGIAVLLKWSLLLSVACLLCALGLWQWHTGPGED; from the coding sequence ATGTACCGGGCAGGTCCTAGTACACCGCATCGTCTGGTTCTGACTTTGGGATTGATCCAGCTGGTCTGCTGGGGCATCTCCTTTTACCTGCCGGCGGTGCTGGGACCGGCTATGGCCGCAGAGCTGGCAGTGAGCAGTAACCAAATTTATGCCGGCTCCTCAGTGGCACTGCTCGTTATGGGCATCGTATCTCTGCCGATCGGCAGACTGATTGATCAGCACGGTGGCCGCAGGATTATGACGTCTGGGGTACTGTTGCTGGCATTTGGACTGTTATGTCTGAGTGGTTGCCGGAATCTCTATCAATATTATGGTTGCTGGGCATTGTTGGGTCTCGCCATGCGGATGACGTTATATGAAGCTGCGTTTGCTACGGTGGTTCGCATGTCAGGTATTGCTACATCCACAGCCATTGCCCGTATCACCCTGATTGGCGGTCTGGCTTCAACGGTATTCTGGCCGTTGGGCCATGCTCTGCTGTCATGGCTGGGCTGGCGTCATACGGTCGTTGTATATGCCCTGCTGGCGATCTGTCTGCTGCCGCTGTTCAGCCGTATGTCTGATAACCAGAGAAACGCTGAATCAACGACCGAGACAAATACCAGGGCGATGAAACTGTCATGGAATGCTGTGCTGTTTGCTGTAATGACGATGTTGAGTGCCTTTCTGAGTAATGGTATGTCGATCTACATGATTATTATTTTGAGCGGACTGGGGGTGTCGCCGGAACTGGCGGTCTGGCTGGCGGCGCTCAGAGGAGTCAGTCAGACCGCGGCACGGCTGCTCAGTGAGTTTGCCGGAACAGCGGCTAATCCGCTACAGTCTGCATTGCTGGCAACTGGTGGTCTGACAGCAGGGTTTATGCTGGTTTGTTATATCAGTATCAGCACCTGGGCGTTGATGGCCTGGGTGATTACCTTCGGTATGGCCATCGGGTTGCTGACCATCGTTCGTGGCACCCTGCCGCTGTTATTGTTTGATGTATCCGGTTATGGCCGTATCAGTGGAGGACTACTGGCACCCGGTTTCATCCTGGCAGCACTGGCACCACTGTTATTCGGGCTGATCAGCAGCCATTCCGGTATCGCGGTGTTGCTGAAATGGTCATTGCTGTTGAGTGTGGCCTGCCTGCTGTGTGCGTTAGGTTTATGGCAATGGCACACCGGACCTGGCGAAGACTGA
- a CDS encoding nitroreductase family protein — MSVINPTDVPIHELLSRRKSPYAFDPNKTVSKDDLIALFEAARWTMSSYNAQPWRYIVGVKDRSPEVWQQIYSVLLEGNQPWASNAPVLVLGLTEHTFEHNGQNNKAAQHDLGAASAYLTLEATARGLYVHQMIGIDPDKARQVFGISGSLEPLTGMAIGYLGAPTDVAETFAQRDQRERQRKALSEIVLKGSL; from the coding sequence TTCCTATCCATGAATTGCTATCCCGGCGCAAAAGTCCTTATGCATTTGATCCCAATAAAACAGTCAGCAAAGACGATCTGATTGCTCTGTTCGAGGCAGCCCGCTGGACGATGTCGTCCTACAATGCGCAGCCCTGGCGTTATATTGTCGGAGTCAAAGATCGCAGTCCTGAAGTCTGGCAACAGATCTACAGCGTGTTGCTGGAAGGAAATCAGCCTTGGGCCAGTAATGCACCTGTGCTGGTATTGGGGTTGACCGAGCATACGTTTGAGCACAATGGTCAGAACAATAAAGCCGCTCAGCACGATCTTGGTGCCGCGTCGGCTTATCTGACCCTGGAAGCCACTGCGCGGGGACTGTATGTGCATCAAATGATCGGCATTGATCCCGATAAAGCCAGGCAAGTGTTTGGCATCTCCGGATCCTTGGAACCACTGACCGGAATGGCCATCGGCTATCTTGGTGCACCGACTGATGTGGCAGAAACGTTTGCTCAGCGTGATCAACGGGAACGTCAGCGCAAAGCCTTGAGTGAGATTGTGTTGAAAGGAAGTCTTTAA
- a CDS encoding LysR family transcriptional regulator, giving the protein MHTLNLAQLSTFIKVTELGSFSAAADYLDLSQPAVSLQIRQLEQLLGVRLLERVGRKVSATAAGEELLRHAYQIQQQVDIAWQSLSPHQHGSVGRLRIGTGATACIYLLPPLLQQLKQHMPGLDITVQTGNSSDILKRLENNVLDLALVTMPVNGRAFAWKEICCDEFVAVYPESQHHPDQTFTAESLAEMPLLLYEAGGNTRNIIDQWFTQAGQVVKPIMELGSVEAIKRLTAAGLGWSILPHLAVQDATRSDGLKIHPLNPRLERTLALAMRQDKPVSKGMRCLIGLLRQKDNQHS; this is encoded by the coding sequence ATGCATACACTCAATCTGGCCCAACTCTCAACGTTTATCAAGGTAACCGAGCTCGGCAGTTTTTCTGCTGCCGCAGACTACCTGGACCTCAGCCAACCAGCCGTCAGTCTGCAGATACGGCAATTGGAACAGCTGCTGGGTGTACGATTGCTGGAACGGGTGGGACGTAAAGTCAGTGCGACAGCTGCCGGAGAAGAGTTGTTGCGTCACGCCTATCAGATACAGCAGCAGGTGGATATTGCCTGGCAATCGTTGTCTCCTCATCAGCATGGCAGTGTTGGCCGCCTGCGCATCGGCACCGGTGCCACTGCTTGCATCTATCTGCTTCCGCCACTGCTACAACAGCTCAAACAACATATGCCCGGACTGGATATTACCGTGCAGACCGGTAACAGCTCTGACATTCTCAAACGGCTGGAAAACAATGTACTCGATCTGGCTCTGGTGACGATGCCTGTCAACGGTCGGGCTTTCGCTTGGAAGGAGATCTGCTGCGACGAGTTTGTGGCGGTCTATCCGGAATCACAACACCACCCTGATCAAACGTTCACCGCCGAATCTCTGGCAGAGATGCCATTACTGCTATACGAAGCTGGAGGCAACACCCGCAATATTATCGATCAATGGTTCACTCAGGCCGGACAAGTGGTCAAACCCATAATGGAGCTGGGCAGTGTTGAAGCGATCAAGCGCCTGACCGCCGCTGGGCTGGGTTGGTCCATCCTGCCGCACCTTGCTGTCCAGGATGCGACACGGTCCGATGGCCTGAAAATACACCCCCTCAATCCAAGACTGGAGCGTACACTGGCACTGGCCATGCGCCAGGACAAGCCAGTCAGTAAAGGCATGCGCTGTTTGATTGGACTGCTTCGACAGAAAGACAATCAACACTCATAG
- a CDS encoding GFA family protein — MTLTCTCHCGNVEITLPQLPETAVSCNCSICRRLGTWWTKYEKADVSIVFNQQPSVGYIWGDRCIEFQHCPICACVTHYTGTSNYPSTQVAINVRLLSLSEQQNIHIRHFDGADSWTFLDE; from the coding sequence ATGACTCTGACCTGTACCTGCCACTGTGGCAATGTGGAAATCACCCTTCCGCAACTTCCTGAAACGGCTGTCAGCTGCAACTGCTCGATATGCCGGCGACTGGGTACCTGGTGGACCAAGTACGAAAAGGCAGACGTCAGCATTGTTTTCAACCAACAGCCCAGTGTCGGTTATATCTGGGGAGACCGCTGCATTGAGTTTCAACACTGTCCGATCTGCGCCTGCGTAACGCACTACACCGGTACCAGCAATTATCCCAGCACACAGGTCGCTATCAACGTCCGGTTGCTGTCTCTGTCTGAACAACAGAACATCCACATCCGGCATTTTGATGGTGCCGACAGCTGGACCTTCCTGGACGAATGA